The DNA window GCGCTGGGCGGGGTTGAGGCCCGAGAGGTCGATCGTGGCCACGGGCGGCACGTAGGCGGGACGCGCGGACACGGACGGTGCGGACGTGGCGCCAGGCGCCACCCCCTGCGTGGCGAATATGGGCAGCGTGAGGTCTGCGGCGGTCCTTCTGTTCGTTCCCTGCGTCATGCGCGCGTCTCCCGTGTCCGCGGCGGCCCGGCCGCCCCTCGTCACCAATGCGGGGCCCAAAGGCCGAGCCCCAAATCTGAGCCCTACCAGTCTAGCCGCCATCCCGGACAAGAAGTCCGCGCCACCGTGGCGAACAGAAAAGGGGCGCACGCCGACGCCCCGCAAGGGGGCCGGCGCGCGCCCGGCACAAAGTCTGTGACCAGTCCTACTTCTTCGCGAGCGAGGCGATGCCCAGCGCCGCGAGCGCGAGGCCCGCGAGGAGGTAGAGGTAGAAGCCAATCTCGAGCGTGGCGTACGAGCCGGCGTCTCCTATGGCCTGGTTCTGCCACAGCAGCAGAAAGCCGATCGTGAGCACGCCGGACACGATGCCGCCAATGGCGCCCGCACGACCGGGCAGCAGCGCCAAGACAAGCGCGAGCACGCCGATGGCGAGGAACAGGAAGTTCTCGCCCTGGCCGTCCATGTCAAAGCCCATGACCTGGGTGCCCGCGGCCATCTGCATCGGGCTCATCGACGCGCTGATGCCAAACGCGCCAAACGAGACAATCGGCAGGAAGAACGCGATGATCGCCACGGCGGCGGCCACGATGCGGCCGATCTTGAGGACGTCGGTGCCGGGCGTGGCCTTCACCGGCGCGACATAGGGCGAGGCCACGGGCTGCGTCGCGGGCACCGCGGCAGGGGCCGGGGCCTGGCCGAGCTGGGAGCCGCACTTGGGGCAGAACTTCGAGCCGTCTGGAATCTGGTTTCCGCAGTTGGGACAGAACATGGTCGTCCTCCTTGGGTTGCATCGTCAGGGCGGCATCGCTGCCGTCAAGGCCCAGTGTAGACCAATAGAGGGGACAGCAATTCCCCCGTGGCGCCTCGGCTACGCGTCGAGGCGGCGGGACCTACGCCAGGCCCAGTGCAGGCGCCACGACGAGGAAGTACGCGAGCACGACGACGCCCAGGACGATGCGATACCAGCCGAAGACCTTGAAGTCGTGCCTTCGCACGAAGCCCGTGAGCCAGCGGATGGCGGCGAGCGACACCGCGAAGGCCACGACGAGCCCCACAGCCATGATGCCCCACTCGTTTGCCCCCATCGCGGCGCCCTTGAGCAGGAACTTCACGACCTTGAGCAGGCTGGCACCAAACATGACGGGGATGGCGAGGTAGAACGTGAACTCGGCCGCCACGGCGCGCGTGCAGCCAAGCAGAAGGCCGCCGATGATCGTGGAGCCCGAGCGAGACGTGCCCGGCACGAGCGACAGCACCTGGAAGCAGCCGATGCCAAAGGCCGTCTTGTAGCTGATGTCCTCGATGCTCGAGATGGCGCCAAAGTCCGCGTCCTGCTCGGCCTGCCCGGCCGCGTCAGGCGCGAAGTGGGCGCCGCGCGGGCGCTCGACGGCCAGCTCGGAGCGCTTGCGGGCACGCCAATTCTCGATGGCGATGAACGCGATGCCGTAGACGATGAGGGCGCCGGCCACCACGTAGGAGTTGTAGAAGTGCTCGTCCATGAAGTCGCTGAGCGGGATGCCGATCGCGGCG is part of the Parolsenella massiliensis genome and encodes:
- a CDS encoding zinc ribbon domain-containing protein produces the protein MFCPNCGNQIPDGSKFCPKCGSQLGQAPAPAAVPATQPVASPYVAPVKATPGTDVLKIGRIVAAAVAIIAFFLPIVSFGAFGISASMSPMQMAAGTQVMGFDMDGQGENFLFLAIGVLALVLALLPGRAGAIGGIVSGVLTIGFLLLWQNQAIGDAGSYATLEIGFYLYLLAGLALAALGIASLAKK
- a CDS encoding undecaprenyl-diphosphate phosphatase, with translation MNIIDLIKSAFLGLVEGITEWLPISSTGHMILVDEFVKMDVSAEFWNMFLVVIQLGAILSVCVLYFHQLNPFSPSKGREGRRATWNLWGKIVLGCIPAAAIGIPLSDFMDEHFYNSYVVAGALIVYGIAFIAIENWRARKRSELAVERPRGAHFAPDAAGQAEQDADFGAISSIEDISYKTAFGIGCFQVLSLVPGTSRSGSTIIGGLLLGCTRAVAAEFTFYLAIPVMFGASLLKVVKFLLKGAAMGANEWGIMAVGLVVAFAVSLAAIRWLTGFVRRHDFKVFGWYRIVLGVVVLAYFLVVAPALGLA